Proteins co-encoded in one Sebastes fasciatus isolate fSebFas1 chromosome 11, fSebFas1.pri, whole genome shotgun sequence genomic window:
- the LOC141777283 gene encoding uncharacterized protein LOC141777283 produces the protein MSVTFRKGPLGYLRQDPTDAAKLLKDNPSLQDKSAPVKEELVRKNALSVIILRGGDASDKTEVAGEYILQFGKYKGKSFRWLLENDIGYTIYLIKNQQKEETAGVFMAGGHSKDSLLSFVSYALSFQEIQSLLNYEKQKPVVTAAASEDDQLVGFGSRAKSTWREIWDSRDDGYAAFIMRKSCAPGTKMHKLQVYLQKKLPSPSGSSLVTHASQAPAEAMVMDEDEELERAMLGICPSKQHVQSSVSAPSASTARRQASGTERGS, from the exons ATGAGTGTCACATTCCGCAAGGGACCACTTGGTTATCTCCGTCAGGATCCAACGGATGCAGCCAAACTCCTTAAAGACAACCCCTCTCTACAGGACAAGTCTGCACCCGTGAAGGAGGAGCTGGTCAGGAAAAATGCACTGTCTGTGATCATTTTAAGAGGAGGGGATGCTTCAGATAAAACTGAGGTGGCTGGAGAATACATCCTGCAGTTTGGGAAATATAAAGGGAAGTCCTTCCGCTGGCTCCTTGAAAATGACATTGGGTATACCATCTACCTAATCAAGAACCAGCAAAAGGAGGAGACTGCAGGAGTGTTCATGGCAGGGGGGCACAGCAAGGACAGCCTGCTGTCATTTGTGAGCTATGCCCTCAGCTTTCAAGAAATCCAGTCTCTTCTCAATTATGAGAAACAAAAGCCAgttgtgacagcagcagcatcagaggaTGACCAGCTGGTTGGTTTTGGCTCTCGTGCCAAAAGCACCTGGAGAGAGATTTGGGACAGCAGGGATGATGGCTATGCAGCCTTTATTATGAGGAAAAGCTGTGCTCCAGGAACAAAGATGCACAAACTACAAGTGTACCTGCAGAAGAAGCTGCCCTCCCCCTCTGGCTCCTCTCTGGTGACACATGCCTCACAGGCCCCTGCTGAAGCCATGG TgatggatgaagatgaagagctggAGAGAGCGATGCTGGGTATCTGTCCTTCTAAGCAACATGTGCAGAGCT ctgtttctGCACCATCAGCATCAACTGCCAGACGACAGGCTTCGGGAACAGAAAGAGGTTCTTAA